The Lujinxingia vulgaris genome includes a region encoding these proteins:
- a CDS encoding cytidylyltransferase domain-containing protein, with protein MITQPRVGAVVLSRFSSSRLPGKALMPLGGRPLLGFVIERLAKALPLDDIVVATSVEPSDDPIARFCDASGVSCYRGDLHDVAGRFAGAARTAGFDFATRINGDNAFVDIPTLRQMIDIARDDRLDFLSNVNGRTFPAGMSIEILRTAFYIRHLNHLTRQEHLEHVTLALYQRPHLGRRLYLYNTHHPEAAGLHLAIDELSDLIFARTLVARMQGPHTDYDLARLLQLIHPPPSLSHTLARSHTSP; from the coding sequence ATGATCACCCAACCCCGCGTCGGCGCCGTTGTCTTGAGCCGATTCTCCTCAAGTCGCCTCCCCGGAAAAGCCCTGATGCCCCTGGGGGGCCGCCCCCTGCTCGGCTTTGTCATCGAACGCCTGGCCAAAGCCCTCCCCCTCGACGACATCGTCGTGGCCACCTCGGTGGAACCCTCCGACGACCCCATCGCCCGCTTCTGCGACGCCTCGGGCGTAAGCTGCTACCGCGGCGATCTTCATGATGTGGCCGGACGCTTCGCCGGCGCCGCCCGCACCGCCGGCTTCGACTTTGCCACGCGCATCAACGGGGATAACGCCTTTGTCGACATCCCCACCCTGCGTCAGATGATCGACATCGCCAGAGACGATCGCCTCGACTTTCTGAGCAACGTCAACGGCCGCACCTTCCCCGCCGGCATGAGCATCGAGATCCTCCGCACCGCCTTCTACATCCGACACCTCAACCACCTCACCCGCCAGGAACACCTCGAACACGTCACACTCGCCCTCTACCAGCGCCCCCACCTCGGCCGGCGCCTCTACCTCTACAACACCCACCACCCTGAAGCCGCCGGCCTGCACCTGGCCATCGACGAGCTCTCTGATCTTATCTTCGCCCGCACACTCGTCGCCCGCATGCAGGGCCCTCACACCGACTACGACCTCGCCAGGCTCCTGCAGCTCATCCACCCTCCCCCCTCCCTCTCCCACACCTTAGCGCGCTCGCACACGAGCCCCTGA
- a CDS encoding acyltransferase, with amino-acid sequence MSNQMRQHLRFRLIHRLRWLRHKPTLGYLGTDVFLDRNVALMRYPANIHIGARTVLKEGAKLCACNPRAHIRIGQDCSIGYHTYLFASAGITIGRGCLIAPFVYIVDSDHQARRDAPIHTQPNEAQAIVIEDDVWIGAGAKILKGVRIGKGAIVAAGAIVRRDVAPYAIVGGVPAKTLGERK; translated from the coding sequence ATGAGCAATCAAATGCGCCAGCACCTGCGCTTTCGCCTCATCCACCGCCTGCGCTGGCTGCGCCACAAACCCACCCTGGGCTACCTGGGCACAGACGTCTTCCTGGATCGCAACGTCGCCCTGATGCGCTACCCGGCCAACATCCACATCGGCGCGCGTACCGTCCTCAAAGAAGGCGCCAAACTCTGCGCCTGCAACCCCCGGGCCCATATTCGCATCGGCCAGGACTGCTCGATCGGCTACCACACCTACCTCTTCGCATCGGCCGGCATAACCATCGGCCGGGGCTGCCTGATCGCGCCCTTCGTCTACATCGTCGACAGCGATCACCAGGCCCGCCGCGACGCCCCCATCCACACCCAGCCCAACGAGGCGCAGGCCATCGTCATCGAAGACGACGTCTGGATCGGCGCCGGCGCCAAAATCCTCAAAGGCGTGCGCATCGGCAAAGGCGCCATCGTGGCCGCCGGCGCGATCGTGCGCCGCGACGTCGCCCCCTACGCCATCGTCGGCGGCGTGCCCGCAAAAACCCTGGGAGAGCGCAAATGA
- a CDS encoding response regulator, with product MAKILLVEDNEMNRDMLARRLQRRGFTVAVATDGQEAVNMSRSEAPDLILMDLSLPVMDGWEATRQIKAHGPTAKIPLIALTAHALESDRTKALDIGCDDFETKPVDIERLLGKMNAFLEG from the coding sequence ATGGCGAAGATCCTCCTCGTAGAAGACAACGAAATGAACCGCGACATGTTGGCCCGTCGCCTCCAGCGCCGCGGCTTCACCGTGGCCGTGGCCACCGATGGCCAGGAAGCCGTCAACATGAGCCGCAGCGAAGCGCCCGATCTCATCCTGATGGATCTGAGCCTTCCGGTGATGGACGGCTGGGAAGCCACCCGCCAGATCAAGGCCCACGGCCCCACCGCCAAGATCCCGCTCATCGCCCTGACCGCCCACGCCCTGGAGAGCGATCGCACCAAGGCGCTGGACATCGGCTGCGACGACTTCGAGACCAAGCCGGTCGACATCGAGCGCCTGCTCGGCAAGATGAACGCCTTCCTCGAAGGCTGA
- a CDS encoding methyl-accepting chemotaxis protein: MSSWKKIAGVIGGVAVIGAGAALAQGAYVAAALVALGGLAAIAYTRSVLNPYGEVIDAVERLAQGDLTQPRLTLNLDGEVGRMATAVNQLLTQLRMLSEEATELANGYIGVRQLQSKVLETGQLSAVDLPASASQGDLNRSFAQLTNQLRRLTVKAYIIANDQLFNPALDEELPGELGDSFGMMVHNLRNLAGRARQIAGGDLTSQVEGDGDLTNVFNEMVTGLREVVEEIMRSALHVATSTEEMLQVLHQHEQSAQHQAAKIRQTQLTVEGLFNSSDAIADSARQVSRAAEDTCQKNRQIGSHIQELNQHSERISEILKLIKSIADRSDLLALNASLEGARAGEAGKGFALVANEMRRLAENTMESVGAIKSLVGDIQDSARTTAVACQEGLDRSEETTEVATKIKVVTQDQRENTGEVNRAMEDLSRLVTNSVAGIRQVTVTASELATLSESLREMVERFDVGDRHGVERWKVEAPEPAVNLHTAH, encoded by the coding sequence ATGAGCAGTTGGAAAAAGATCGCTGGAGTCATCGGCGGGGTCGCCGTCATCGGCGCGGGGGCCGCGCTGGCCCAGGGCGCGTATGTTGCAGCCGCGCTCGTGGCGCTCGGGGGCCTGGCCGCCATCGCCTACACCCGCTCGGTCCTCAACCCCTACGGGGAGGTCATCGACGCGGTCGAGCGCCTGGCCCAGGGCGATCTCACCCAGCCCCGCCTCACGCTCAACCTCGACGGTGAGGTCGGCCGCATGGCCACCGCCGTCAACCAGCTCCTGACCCAGCTGCGCATGCTCAGCGAAGAGGCCACCGAGCTTGCCAACGGCTACATCGGCGTGCGCCAGCTCCAGAGCAAGGTGCTCGAGACCGGCCAGCTCTCGGCGGTTGATCTGCCCGCCAGCGCCAGCCAGGGCGATCTCAACCGCAGCTTCGCCCAGCTCACCAACCAGCTGCGCCGCCTCACCGTCAAAGCCTACATCATCGCCAACGACCAGCTCTTCAACCCGGCCCTCGACGAGGAGCTGCCCGGCGAGTTGGGGGATTCCTTTGGGATGATGGTGCACAACCTGCGAAACCTGGCCGGCCGCGCCCGCCAGATCGCCGGCGGCGACCTCACCAGCCAGGTCGAGGGCGACGGCGACCTCACCAACGTCTTCAACGAAATGGTCACCGGCCTGCGCGAGGTGGTTGAAGAGATCATGCGCAGCGCCCTGCACGTGGCCACCTCCACCGAAGAGATGCTCCAGGTGCTCCACCAGCACGAGCAGTCCGCCCAGCATCAGGCCGCCAAGATTCGCCAGACCCAGCTCACCGTCGAAGGCCTCTTCAACTCCTCCGACGCCATCGCCGACAGCGCCCGCCAGGTCTCCCGCGCCGCCGAAGACACCTGCCAGAAAAACCGTCAGATCGGCTCCCACATCCAGGAGCTCAACCAGCACAGCGAGCGCATCTCCGAGATCCTCAAGCTCATCAAGAGCATCGCCGACCGCTCCGACCTCCTGGCGCTCAACGCCAGCCTGGAAGGCGCCCGCGCCGGTGAAGCCGGCAAGGGCTTTGCGCTCGTCGCCAACGAGATGCGCCGCCTGGCCGAGAACACCATGGAGTCGGTCGGCGCCATCAAGAGCCTCGTCGGCGATATTCAGGACAGCGCCCGCACCACCGCGGTGGCCTGCCAGGAGGGTCTCGATCGCTCGGAGGAGACCACAGAGGTTGCCACAAAAATCAAGGTGGTTACTCAGGACCAGCGCGAAAACACCGGTGAGGTCAATCGCGCCATGGAAGACCTCTCTCGCCTGGTCACCAACTCGGTGGCCGGCATCCGTCAGGTCACCGTGACCGCTTCTGAGCTTGCGACCCTTTCGGAATCCCTGCGAGAAATGGTAGAGCGGTTCGACGTCGGTGACCGCCACGGCGTGGAGCGCTGGAAAGTCGAGGCGCCCGAGCCCGCGGTGAACCTGCACACCGCACACTGA
- a CDS encoding alpha/beta fold hydrolase, with amino-acid sequence MKNTMKIAALSLVVGMAGIVGCGEQPAPDDTSSQIAQSLGEEAELRYARTKDQKDIAYRVIGDGPQDVVLVHGWMVSGAVYDNLIEEMAGPDYRLIVPDLRGSGLSSKPPAGYPLQNYIKDIEAVVKDSGASDFVLAGHSMGGALAQLYATKYDDQLKGLILMSPVPASGFPLPPESYDLFAAAAYDTSLQELIIQISSVDIQPDDFAAMAADASGVLPKAIRQSLDSWTGADFADKLHKIGTETLILVSDDPFMNPPLLQAAVGDLIANSQVQYFPGSGHYLFVEDPASSAAHLDAFISGLD; translated from the coding sequence ATGAAAAACACGATGAAGATCGCAGCGCTCTCGTTGGTGGTGGGGATGGCAGGCATCGTGGGCTGTGGGGAGCAGCCCGCCCCGGACGACACCAGCTCGCAGATCGCGCAGTCGCTGGGGGAAGAAGCCGAGCTTCGCTACGCGCGTACCAAGGATCAGAAAGACATCGCCTACCGCGTCATCGGCGACGGCCCCCAGGATGTCGTGCTCGTGCACGGCTGGATGGTCTCCGGCGCCGTCTACGACAACCTCATCGAGGAGATGGCCGGCCCGGACTACCGTCTGATCGTGCCCGATCTGCGCGGCAGCGGCCTCTCCTCGAAGCCCCCGGCGGGCTACCCGCTCCAGAACTACATCAAGGACATCGAAGCCGTCGTCAAAGACTCCGGCGCCTCCGACTTCGTGCTCGCCGGACACTCCATGGGCGGGGCGCTGGCCCAGCTCTACGCCACCAAATACGACGACCAGCTCAAAGGCCTGATCCTGATGAGCCCGGTGCCCGCCTCCGGCTTCCCGCTGCCCCCCGAAAGCTATGATCTCTTCGCGGCGGCCGCCTACGACACCTCGCTGCAAGAGCTGATCATCCAGATCTCCAGCGTGGACATTCAGCCCGACGATTTCGCCGCGATGGCCGCCGACGCCTCCGGCGTGCTTCCCAAGGCCATCCGCCAGAGCCTCGACTCCTGGACCGGCGCCGACTTCGCCGACAAGCTCCACAAAATCGGCACCGAGACGCTGATCCTCGTCTCCGACGATCCCTTCATGAACCCGCCCCTGCTCCAGGCCGCCGTCGGCGATCTCATTGCCAACAGCCAGGTGCAGTACTTCCCGGGCAGCGGCCACTACCTCTTCGTTGAAGATCCGGCCTCCAGCGCCGCCCACCTCGACGCCTTCATCAGCGGCCTCGACTGA
- a CDS encoding alpha/beta fold hydrolase, which yields MKKTLQKDGRTLAYHIHGEGSEDLVLVHGWMVSGAVFNRLLPLLDKRFRVIIPDHRGAGHSASCDTYHLEDYVADVDAIVQDAGASSFNLLGHSMGGQIAQLYAATHPEKVKKLALVTPVPASGMQLPPEAHELFINAGEKREMLSAIIGMATLDLPEGALDEMLDDAMTIPADCIRQSYESWTGGGIEGCLEKIEATTLVVGSDDPFLPHDFLKAAVVEPIKNASFAVVAGAGHYPQIERSGELAAVLNDFY from the coding sequence ATGAAGAAGACGCTTCAGAAAGACGGCCGCACCCTCGCCTACCACATCCACGGCGAGGGCTCCGAAGATCTCGTGCTCGTGCACGGCTGGATGGTCTCCGGCGCGGTCTTCAACCGACTCCTCCCCCTGCTCGACAAGCGCTTCCGCGTGATCATCCCCGATCATCGCGGCGCCGGCCACTCCGCCTCCTGCGACACCTACCACCTGGAGGATTACGTCGCCGATGTCGACGCCATCGTTCAAGACGCCGGCGCCTCCTCCTTTAACCTCCTGGGCCACTCGATGGGTGGCCAGATCGCCCAGCTCTATGCGGCGACCCACCCCGAAAAGGTCAAAAAACTCGCGCTCGTCACCCCGGTACCCGCGAGCGGCATGCAGCTTCCGCCCGAAGCCCACGAGCTCTTTATCAACGCCGGCGAAAAACGCGAGATGCTCAGCGCCATCATTGGCATGGCCACCCTCGATCTTCCCGAGGGCGCGCTCGACGAGATGCTCGACGACGCCATGACGATTCCCGCCGACTGCATCCGTCAGTCTTACGAGAGCTGGACCGGCGGCGGCATCGAAGGCTGCCTTGAGAAGATTGAGGCCACCACGCTGGTCGTCGGCTCCGACGATCCTTTCCTTCCCCACGACTTCCTCAAAGCGGCCGTCGTCGAGCCCATCAAAAACGCCTCCTTCGCCGTCGTCGCCGGGGCCGGGCACTACCCGCAGATCGAGCGTAGCGGCGAGCTGGCCGCCGTCCTCAACGACTTCTACTGA